The genome window GCGATGGCCCAGAAGGCTCCGGCACTTCTGCGGCAACTCGATGCCGCCTGTGTCGGTGCAGATGATCCTGCAAAGGCGACAGCCGAAGCGTTCGAGAGGCACCCCGGCGCCGAAAGCATCACCAGCTTCCCGGGCCTCGGTCCTCTCGGCGGCGCCCGTGTACTCGCCGGGATCGGCGATGACCGAATAAAGCGCACTTCAGAGGTGAAAACGACCTCCAAGGGAACCGAGTCTTTGTCAGAACCGGAACTGATCATGCCGATTTCAGGGATGGTCCTAACTGATCATGGCCAGATATATCTCTCCTCGAACTCGGGCGACAGGGAGTCGCTGAGGCTCGAAGGAGGCGTCTTCCATGCCCAGTCGGCTTGGGATTCCCCGGCGAAGACCACCCAGATTGCTGTCCCGGCACTGGAGTCTGCGCGTCGTAGGCACGCTGGTCCTCTCGCTCACCGCACAGGCGGCGGCGACGGTGAGCGGGACAGGACAGGCAGTCGCGGACAATCTCAAATGGCAACAATCGGCGCAGAAGCACATCCCACAAGGGAAAACGCGGGCAAAGGCCAACGGCCCGCTCACCGCTTCCGACCTCGCCTCGGCGATCGCCACGGCGCGACTGCGCAAGCGCAAGGTCGAGATCCTGGACGAGTTGACCGCCCAGACGACGACCTGGGCCAACCCTGACGGTTCGCTGACCACCAACTCCTACGCCGCACCGGTCCGGTTCAAGCGGAACAAGGCGTGGGTCGACGTGAACACCACGCTCCAGGCGGCCGCTGACGGCACGGTCGCTCCCAAGGCGCAGCCGGACGGTCTGCGACTGGCGGACGGCGGCAAGAACGCCGTTCTCGCCGTGCAGGGCACGGGCAGGCACAAGGTCGCGGTGGGCTGGAAGGGCACACTGCCCAAGCCCTCCCTGCACGGCGACACCGCCCGGTACTCCGACGTCACACCGGGCACGGACGTGACCGTCCAGGCGACGCGGACCGGCTTCGAGGAGAACGTCGTCCTGAAGTCCCGTCCGGCGGCCGGTTATTCGGTCACCATCCCGGTCTCCGCCAAAGGTCTGACCGCCAAGCAGGCGAAGAACGGATCGATCACTTTCACCGACGCGGCCGGGAAGGTCGCCGGACGCATCCCCGCACCGGCGATGTGGGACGCCAAGGTCGACGCCAAGTCGCTGGAACACACCCACCGCATGCGGGTGTCCATGTCGATGAAGCAGTCCGGCGACACGGTGGACCTCACCCTCACCCCGGACGCGAAGTTCCTGGCCGACCCTGCGACCCGGTACCCGGTCACCGTCGATCCCTCCGCAACTCTGTCCACCGTGCTGGACACGTTCGTGGAGAACACCGACGCCACGGCCGAGTACCTGTCGACCGACCTGAAGCTGGGCACCTACGACGCGGGAACCGATGTCGCCCGCTCCTTCCTGCAGTTCCCGGTCTCCCAGCTGGACAACACCAAGATCCTGTCCTCGTCGCTGAACCTGTACGAGTACTGGTCCGGCAACTGTGTGCAGAACTCCTGGGAGTTGTGGCAGACCGGCGCCGCCGGCTCCGGCACCCTCTGGTCGAACCAGCCGGCGTGGACGACGAAGTACGCCACCACCACCCAGACCAAGGGGTACCCGTCCTCCTGCGGAGGTTCCATACCGGCCGGCTGGGTGTCGATCGATCCCACCACGCTGCTGCAGTACGCGGGTGACCACGGCTACAGCTACTCCAACATGGGCATCCGGGCGACCAACGAGACCGACTCCAACAGCTGGAAGCGGTTCTACTCGGCCAACGCGCCCAGCAACGTGCCGTATCTGTCGGTGACGTACAACTCGTACCCGATGACCTCCGCGCCGACGGCGGCACCCGGTGTCTCCGCGGTCTCCGGATCCACCACCACCCTGTACAGCAACACCACCACCCCGCAGCTGCAGGCCACGGTGACGGACGCCGACGGCGGCAACGTCATGTCCCAGTGGAACGTCTACGACACCACGGGAGGCGGCAACACTCAGGTCATCGCGAACCTCAACGGCTCCTGGACGGACTCGGGCGGCATCTCCAGCGCCACCGTGCCCGCCGGCAAGCTGGTGGACGGCCACACCTACACGGCCTGGCCGTGGGGATACGACGGCTCGCTGTGGGCCCGGCAGACCGTGCCGAAAGGCCTGGTCTTCACCGTCGACACCACCAAGCCGGGTGCGCCGGCGGTCTCCTCGACCGACTACCCCTCCGGAGCGTGGGCGAACGGAGCCGGCCAGGCCGGCAACTTCACCATCACTCCGCCCGCCTCCGGCACCGACACCTCCGGCGTGGTCTGGCAGTTGGACGCGAACATGCCGACGACCACCGCGACCACCGGCAGCGCGGTGACGGTGTCGGTCACCCCGCCGACCGACGGTTCGCACACCCTCACCGTCGCCACCCGGGACCTGGCGGGCAACCTCTCCTCATCGACGACCTACCAGTTCAACGCGGGCGCGGGAGCCGTGACCGCGCCTGAGGACGGCACCCGTACCGACAAGCGGGTCACCCTGGCCGCGGCCGGGCCCGGCACCGCGCAGTCGGTGACCTTCCAGTACCGGCGCTCGGCCACCGATGCGTGGACCACGGTCCCGGTCGCGAATGTGACCAACGGCGGCAACCCCGTCTCCGCCTGGCCGGTCAACATGGTCGGCGGGGCCTCTCCGTCCCTGCTGTGGGATGTCGCCTCCACTCTTGGCGACGACGGGTCCGTGCAGGTCCGCGGCGAGTTCGCCACGGGTTCCGGGACCTATGACTCCTCGGCGGTCACCTTCACCCTGGACCGGTTGTCCTCGCAGTCGGCGACCTCTCAGGTCGGCCCCGGGACGGTGAACCTGTCGACGGGCGACTACTCGCTGTCGGCCACCGATGCGTCGGCATTCGGCATCTCGGTCGGCCGCAGCAGCTCCTCCCGGAACCCTTCCAACGGATCGCTGACCGGACTGGCCGCCCCTTTCGGACCGCAGTGGACCATGGGCGACGTCACCGCCAACGCGGCAACGGCCTACACCGAGATCCGCCCGGTGACCTCCACCGCAGTCCAGCTCGTGCTGGCGGACGGCAGCGAGGTGGCCTTCACCAAGAACAGCGACGGATCCTGGACGCCTGAGCCCGGCCGGGAGTCGTACGCCCTCAGCTACAACAGCTCGGCGGACAAGTACACGCTCACCGACGACAACGGCACCGTGACGGTGTTCGCCAAGTCGGCGAGCACCGCCGGGGTGTGGACGGTGGCCACGACCACGCCGACCGGTTCGGGCAACGCCAGCCTGTACCGCTTCGACGCCGTGACCCAGGGCGGCGCCACCCTGATGCGGCCGGCCCGGATCGCCGCACCCACCTCCGCGGTCTCCGACCTGAACGCCTCGTGCCTGACCCCGGCCACCCCCGCTGTCGGCTGCCGTGTGCTGGAAGTCGACTACGCGTCGGCCACCACGGCCACCGGCACGACCAACGGCACCTTCGGCGACTACTCGGGCCAGGCCGACCAGATCGTCCTGTGGGCCACCGACCCCGCCGACGGCACCGAGACCTCCACGGTCGTGGCCCAGTACGCATACGACTCGAGCGGCATGCTGCGCCAGGTCTGGGACCCCCGGATCAGCCCCCACCTGGTCACTTCCTACTCCTACGACACCACCGGCCGGGTCACCACGCTGACGCCGCCCGGCCGGCTTCCGTGGACGTTCGCCTACGGAACCGCGGGCACCGACGGCGACAGCAACGCCGGCCGGCTGCTCTCCGCCTCCCGGCCGACCCTGGCCCCCGGTACCGCGTCGACCACCAACGGCACCGCCACCACGAACCTGGTGTACGACGTGCCGCTGACCACCGGCGCGGGCGGCCCCGACGCCATGGGGACCTCGGACGTGGCGGCATGGGCGCAGAGCGACGTGCCCACCGACGCGACCGCGGTCTTCCCACCCGACCAGACCCCGGCGTCCCACACCGGAGCGGGAAACCTGGCCACCGGCGACTACACCCGGGCCACCGTGCACTACCTCGACGTCTCGGGACGTGAGGTCAACACCGCCGCACCGGGCGGCCACATCACCACCACCGAGTACGACGGGGACGGCAAGACCGTCCGTGAACTGTCCGCGTCCAACCGCGAACTGGCCCTCGCGGCAAGCTCCAACGCCGAGCTGGTCACCCTGGGCCTGTCCTCGATGACCACCGCCCAGCGCGCGACAGCCCTGTCCACCCAGTACGTCTACGACGCGAGCGGTCTCGACGAGACCGACACCTACGGGCCGACCCACCAGGTCACCCTGCAGCACGCGGTCACGGCTTCCGGATCGTCCGCCGCGCTCGCCGCGGGCACCGCGGTGGCGGCACGGGCCCACATCCACAACACCTTCGACGAGGGCCGGCCCACCGACGGCAGCGCCAACGTCGCCGACGAGATCACCACGACGGTCACCGGCATCAGCATCCCGGGATACGCCTCGGACGCCGACACCCGCACCGTGAAGACCTACTACGACTGGACCCTCGGCAAGCCGGTCAGGTCGGTCACCGACCCGAACGGTCTGGCCATCACCACGACCAAGGCGTACAACAGCCAGGGGGCGACGACCTCGACGTCCCTGCCCGCCTCCAGCGGTTCGGACGCCGGAACGACCACGACCAGCTACTACACGGCCACCGGCTCGGCTCCCTGCGGCGGTCACCCGGACTGGGCGGACCTCGTCTGCCAGACCGGGCCGGCCGCGAACATCACCGGCGGCGGCTCCAACCCGGCCCAGCGGGTGACCTCCACGACCACCTACGACATGTACGGAACGGTCGCCACCGTCACCGAGACCGCGAACGGCGTCACCCGGACCACCACCACCTCGCACGACAGCGCCGACCGCCCGGTCCAGGTGACGATCACCGGCGGGGTCGGCCAAGCGGTGCAGACCACCACCACCGACTACGACCCGGGCAGCGGCCAGGAGTCGTCGACCAGTGGCACCGACGGGCGCAGCGTCAGCCAGGCCTACGACCAGCTCGGCCGGCTGATGAGCTCGACCGACGCCGACGGCAACACCGCGGCCACCCAGTACGACGCGCTGGACCGGCCCACCAAGGTGACCGACTCCGCCCCGTCCACGACCACCTACACCTACGACACCGCGCAGGACCCGCGCGGCCTGCTCACCTCCCAGAACGACTCCAACGCCGGTACCTTCACGGCCGGTTACGACGCCGACGGCAACCTGGTCACCGAGGCCATGCCCGGCTCGGTCACGATGCAGCAGACCCTGGACACCACGGGCCGTACCACCGCCCGAAGTTACACCGACTCGTCGGGCAACGTGCTGGTCAGCGACCAGGCGACATTCTCCGCGAGCGGGCAGCAGGCCGGCCACGCGCTGTCCACCTCGGGCGGGCTCGGCGTCGACGACAGCTACGGCTACGACGCGGCCGGGCGGCTCACCTCGGTGGCCGAGACGGCGATCCAGGGCCAGGCGAAGACCTGCACGCAGCGGACCTACGCCTTCGACGCCGACTCCAACCGCACCTCACTGACCAGCGCCGTGGGCACAACAACCCTCGACGGCTCCACCCCGAGCTGCCCCACCAGCGGCGGCACGGCGACCACCTACAGCTACGACAGCGCGGACCGGCTGGTCACCAGCGGATACACCTACGACGCCTTCGGCCGCACCACGGCCGAACCAGGCGGCACCACCACCGCCTACTACGTCAACGACCTCGTCTACCAGCAGACCAAGGGCACCGGCAGGTCCACCTGGCTGACCGACCCGACAGGCCGCATCCGGGCCTACACCACCGAGTCCGACACCACCGGCACCTGGACGCAGACCGCGTCGAGGACCAACCACTACGACGGCTCCTCCAGCGCTCCCTCCTGGACCGTCGAGAACACCACATCGGGCGCCTACACCCGCCAGATCGCCGACATCACCGGGGATCTGGGTGCCAGCTACTCCTCGTCGAACGGCGACATCACCCTGCAACTCAGCGATCTGCACGGGGACATCACCATGTCCCTGCCGATCAACGACGCGGGCGCGTCGGTGACCGTGACGGCCACCGACGAGTACGGCAACCCGATCGCCACCACACCCAGCACCCGCTACGACTGGCTCGGCAGCAAGGAGGTCTCCAGCGAGACGCCCACCGAGGACGTACTGATGGGCGCGCGGCTCTACAACCCGGCACTCGGGCGCTTCCTGTCGGTCGACCCCGTACCGGGCGGCGGCGCCAACGACTACGTCTACTGCTCGGGTGACCCGGTCAACTGCACCGACCTGAGCGGGAGGTACGACGACGGCAACATCGCGCAGAGCACTTCGGCCGAGCGGCACTGGTGCTACTGGCCCTGGCACTGGCGGATCTGCTCCTACATCGCAGCGGACGCCTACGCCGCACGCTCCGAGGCCACGTATCTCTTCGGCAGCGTGAACGGCCGCAGCTACGGCGATGCCTTCCAGCACATCCTGTGGATGGCACTCCTCTCCTACGATGTGGGGGCGGGAACCGCACGCGCCGCGGGACAACGCCATGAGGACTTCTCCGGCAACGATTCCAGATACATGGCGCTGCACAACAACAACATCGGCATCGAAGTCGGCGAGGTCATGCACTACTACCACTATTCGCGCGGCGGGCGGGCATTCGCCCGGACCGTTGTCTGGTGGTCGTGGCTGGAGGCCTGCTACGGGGACGCCTATGTGCCGCGTTATGTCGGTTACCAGGCGAGGGTTTGCTATGGGTGATGGCGCAGCGCGGCTGCCGAGACGGCTCTGGCCTCGGTCGCGTCGCCGGCAGGCAGTCATCTGCGTCCTGCTCCTGGTGGCAGCACTGGCCATCGCCGAGTGGTACCGCTCTCAACCGGACGCCCAGATCGAAGCCCGGATCGCCGTACTCAGAAAGGATCCGATCCTGACGGCCTTCCGAGCAGAACTGGGACAGCCGGACAATCCGGTCACCCGCTGGAAATGCACCATGGAACTGCCGCCTGCCTACTCGGAGGATTTCCATGCGAAGGCGGACACCGAGAGCGCCCAGAGCATCGCGGCGATTGCCCGCGGCGCAGGCTGGAAAACCAGGATCAACCGTCAACCCGCCCGATCATTCACCGTCGAACTGCATAAGTCCTTCGGAACCTGGGCGAGCGATTCGCTCTTGCTGCTGCACCAGGGCAGCGTGACCGTGGAACTCGACGCCGTCGACACCGATCACGCTTCCTGCTAGCCACACCGTGGCGGGCCGCCGCCGCGAGCCGGCGGCCCGCCACAGGGGCTGCGGGGGCGAGAGCAAGGCGCCTGACAGGGCAACAGCCCAGGTCGGGCGCCTTTTCGGTCGGCCTCCGGTGGCTGAGCGACGCGGAAACCGGTCTGGGCTCGCTGCTTCTGATAGCGGCCCTCAGTGATCACCCACCCATTCACCCACCCATCCCACAAGCTCGACCAGAGGGTCCTCGAACACTACGCAGAAAGAGAGGGACGCCATGACCGACCGACGGGAAGTCGTTGCAAGCCCGCCGAGAATTTGATGCCCGGCGTCCCCTACGTCCGCGGCTCGGGGCAGGCTCGACGCAGCGCCGGCGCCTTGGCCGCACAGCTGACGAATCTGGCCGTGGAGCCGGACTTCCCAGGTCTCTCGGCCGACGTGAACGTCTCGGGGGACGGCCTGGTACGCCTCGGGACCATCCGACCGGAGGCAGCCCTGGTGCTGGCCCGACTGATCGTGTCGGGCCTCGGGGCAGAGAAGGAAATGGATGCCGATGCGCTGACGGTGGAGGCAGGCAGCGCCCGTCGGAATTCATCGGCTGCCTGATCACGTCAGCCAGTAAGACTCCGGCCGGTTGCGGTTCGAACGGTGACCGGCCGGCCTGGCCCCGCACGTAGTCAATCCCCGTCGACCGACGTGCGGGGCCTTCTGCTGCACGCAACGCGTTTCGTCCGTTGGTCTGCCGCTCGGCAGGGACCGGCGCCCCAGCCCGGACGAAGCGGCAGACCAACACGTTCAGTGCGCAGCAAAGAGGGTTTAGGCGTTCCCTCTCGCTGGATCGGGTTGAATCAGCCCGGCTGGCTGGCGCGCCACTCCAGGGCCTGAGGCTCTTCCGTGAACTCGACAAGGTGCTGGCCGGCGTACCGCTGGAGCGCATCGCGCACATCCGCCGGGGTGACGCGGAAGAACTCCTTTCGGGTGTTGACGCGGTTGACTCGATGGTCCGCGAACTCCTGATGCAGCTGGAACTCCAGGCCGACCGCGTCTTTGCTGAAGATCAGTGCGTGGACATCGAACCGGAACGGCACTGATGCACCGCTCAGCTCGTAAACGCGCTCCAGTGGTTCCAGGCGTCGCGTCATCCCGATCTTGACCATCCGCTCCCCGAAGGCGCCGATGTTGGAGATCACGTATACATACCCAGCGCGGACATTGGCGGCACGCGCCTCGACGGAACTGAGGGACTCCTCGATCTCTGCCAGCCTCACTTCCATCTCCGCTACCGCGTCGGTGTCCCCACGTTCCCGGAGTCGCTCCAAAGCGGCCTGGTAGTGGCTCAGCTCCTTTTGCAGCTTCTCCCGCTCGCGTTCCAACTCCCGTTGCGCAGCGGCCTCTTCCTTCTCGCGCGCTCGGACCTCCCGCTGAGCTTCCTTCTCCTCCTCCTTCTTCTGAAGGAAGTCCGCAGTCAGTTGCAGCTCACGCACGCGGGCGTCGTGGTAGGCGTCCGAAATACGGATGTTCATGGTCGCCCCGAGCTTGGCGATTGTCTCCCGACTCTTGTAGAGGCGGTCAATCAGGGAGTTCAGACGGTGGGGGCGCATGGAGCGCACCGCGTAATCCGCCTCGGCGTTGTACGCCCTGAGCATGAGTTTCGAGAAGTCCCGTACCATCTTGCGCCCGGCGCTGGCAGATCCGTTGACAGTCCAGTCCTGAGCGGCGAGCACTGCTTGGTCGGTTCGCGCAAGCGCCTTGATATGGGCCTGCAGTGTCTCCAATTGAGAGCGGTAGGCAATGGCATCCTGCAGCTGATGCCGGTAGGCGTAGATTCCGACCTGCTGAAGCATGGCTGTTTCGTCGGTGGTGACAACCTGAGCCTGCAGTTCGGCAAGGCGGTTTCCGGCCTGATAGGTTTCCTGCCGAATCCTCTCCGTCTCCTTCCGGGCAAGCTCGGCGTCCTTGGAAGCCTTTTTCGCTTCTTCTTTCTGCTTCTTAACCTCTTCGCGAGCGCTCTGCCGGATCTGCTCTGCATCGGCTTCCGCAGCTTCGCGCAAAGCAGCGGTTTCCTCTCGCGCCAGACGCAGGGCATCGAGGACCTGCACGGCGTCCATGCCCTGCGTACGCGCCACCCAGGCTCGCAGCTGTTCGATCTCTTGGGTCTCGTCGCGGCGACGTCTGCCGAACAGGCCACCGCGGCGAGCAGGCGGAATGGGCACCTGCGGGAGTGCGGAGGACTCTGCACCAACGACCAGGTCGGCGTATGTCGGGCCGGGCGGCGCGGTCAGCGCGCCATGGACATCCGCAGCCTGGCCAGGCATTGGCGTGGCGTCAGCGCTGACGCCTACAGCACTCACGCTACTCGTGGTGTCAGGCACCCACAGCTGCCAACCTGGCGGCAGCGGTGGCCACGACGGGTCCGGATGCCATCCGGGGGGCGGCATCCATCCCGGAGGCGGTGCCGGCCAACCTGGCGGCGGATTGAACCGATACAGCATGCACGCCCCCCAACCTGGCCTGTCCCCACAGACCGACACATTGGGTCCATAGCTCGTACGGCCTCGAGCGCGGACAGTTAGTAGACGGAGCGTACTACTTGCCTGGACCAACGATCCCAAGATTGAAGCGGCCCGCGTCGGTCGGCGGCTGCTTCCCCCAGTGCTGGCCCGTTGTGGAGGTGACCAGCCCGTTCGAGCCGGGCGGGGTGGGGAAGCGACATCCGCTTTAGGAGTTCGATCTACACCCGCCCCTGGGGCCGTCGATGGCTGGTCCGACGGTCGCCCGATGATGCTGTTGTATCGCCGGGACGGGGCAGACGTCCAATGGATCGTCTAGCCGGTCCGCCCACTGCCACCACGCGTGCCGGTCCGCGCGCCGCCACAACACCCTGCAGGTCGATGCCAGCCGTCGCAAAGCCGTGGCCGGGAGACGGCGACCTCGCCCAGTATCAGTCAGGGATCTCGGTGAGAAGGCGTCCGGCCAGGAGGTCACCGACGAAAAACTCGAGGCTTGCGGCGAGACCCGCTACTTCATGACGGTTAGGGCGCGGCACGTACCCGTGCGTGAGCGCGCTGCGCAT of Streptomyces cynarae contains these proteins:
- a CDS encoding DNRLRE domain-containing protein — its product is MPSRLGIPRRRPPRLLSRHWSLRVVGTLVLSLTAQAAATVSGTGQAVADNLKWQQSAQKHIPQGKTRAKANGPLTASDLASAIATARLRKRKVEILDELTAQTTTWANPDGSLTTNSYAAPVRFKRNKAWVDVNTTLQAAADGTVAPKAQPDGLRLADGGKNAVLAVQGTGRHKVAVGWKGTLPKPSLHGDTARYSDVTPGTDVTVQATRTGFEENVVLKSRPAAGYSVTIPVSAKGLTAKQAKNGSITFTDAAGKVAGRIPAPAMWDAKVDAKSLEHTHRMRVSMSMKQSGDTVDLTLTPDAKFLADPATRYPVTVDPSATLSTVLDTFVENTDATAEYLSTDLKLGTYDAGTDVARSFLQFPVSQLDNTKILSSSLNLYEYWSGNCVQNSWELWQTGAAGSGTLWSNQPAWTTKYATTTQTKGYPSSCGGSIPAGWVSIDPTTLLQYAGDHGYSYSNMGIRATNETDSNSWKRFYSANAPSNVPYLSVTYNSYPMTSAPTAAPGVSAVSGSTTTLYSNTTTPQLQATVTDADGGNVMSQWNVYDTTGGGNTQVIANLNGSWTDSGGISSATVPAGKLVDGHTYTAWPWGYDGSLWARQTVPKGLVFTVDTTKPGAPAVSSTDYPSGAWANGAGQAGNFTITPPASGTDTSGVVWQLDANMPTTTATTGSAVTVSVTPPTDGSHTLTVATRDLAGNLSSSTTYQFNAGAGAVTAPEDGTRTDKRVTLAAAGPGTAQSVTFQYRRSATDAWTTVPVANVTNGGNPVSAWPVNMVGGASPSLLWDVASTLGDDGSVQVRGEFATGSGTYDSSAVTFTLDRLSSQSATSQVGPGTVNLSTGDYSLSATDASAFGISVGRSSSSRNPSNGSLTGLAAPFGPQWTMGDVTANAATAYTEIRPVTSTAVQLVLADGSEVAFTKNSDGSWTPEPGRESYALSYNSSADKYTLTDDNGTVTVFAKSASTAGVWTVATTTPTGSGNASLYRFDAVTQGGATLMRPARIAAPTSAVSDLNASCLTPATPAVGCRVLEVDYASATTATGTTNGTFGDYSGQADQIVLWATDPADGTETSTVVAQYAYDSSGMLRQVWDPRISPHLVTSYSYDTTGRVTTLTPPGRLPWTFAYGTAGTDGDSNAGRLLSASRPTLAPGTASTTNGTATTNLVYDVPLTTGAGGPDAMGTSDVAAWAQSDVPTDATAVFPPDQTPASHTGAGNLATGDYTRATVHYLDVSGREVNTAAPGGHITTTEYDGDGKTVRELSASNRELALAASSNAELVTLGLSSMTTAQRATALSTQYVYDASGLDETDTYGPTHQVTLQHAVTASGSSAALAAGTAVAARAHIHNTFDEGRPTDGSANVADEITTTVTGISIPGYASDADTRTVKTYYDWTLGKPVRSVTDPNGLAITTTKAYNSQGATTSTSLPASSGSDAGTTTTSYYTATGSAPCGGHPDWADLVCQTGPAANITGGGSNPAQRVTSTTTYDMYGTVATVTETANGVTRTTTTSHDSADRPVQVTITGGVGQAVQTTTTDYDPGSGQESSTSGTDGRSVSQAYDQLGRLMSSTDADGNTAATQYDALDRPTKVTDSAPSTTTYTYDTAQDPRGLLTSQNDSNAGTFTAGYDADGNLVTEAMPGSVTMQQTLDTTGRTTARSYTDSSGNVLVSDQATFSASGQQAGHALSTSGGLGVDDSYGYDAAGRLTSVAETAIQGQAKTCTQRTYAFDADSNRTSLTSAVGTTTLDGSTPSCPTSGGTATTYSYDSADRLVTSGYTYDAFGRTTAEPGGTTTAYYVNDLVYQQTKGTGRSTWLTDPTGRIRAYTTESDTTGTWTQTASRTNHYDGSSSAPSWTVENTTSGAYTRQIADITGDLGASYSSSNGDITLQLSDLHGDITMSLPINDAGASVTVTATDEYGNPIATTPSTRYDWLGSKEVSSETPTEDVLMGARLYNPALGRFLSVDPVPGGGANDYVYCSGDPVNCTDLSGRYDDGNIAQSTSAERHWCYWPWHWRICSYIAADAYAARSEATYLFGSVNGRSYGDAFQHILWMALLSYDVGAGTARAAGQRHEDFSGNDSRYMALHNNNIGIEVGEVMHYYHYSRGGRAFARTVVWWSWLEACYGDAYVPRYVGYQARVCYG
- a CDS encoding DUF4041 domain-containing protein, producing MSAVGVSADATPMPGQAADVHGALTAPPGPTYADLVVGAESSALPQVPIPPARRGGLFGRRRRDETQEIEQLRAWVARTQGMDAVQVLDALRLAREETAALREAAEADAEQIRQSAREEVKKQKEEAKKASKDAELARKETERIRQETYQAGNRLAELQAQVVTTDETAMLQQVGIYAYRHQLQDAIAYRSQLETLQAHIKALARTDQAVLAAQDWTVNGSASAGRKMVRDFSKLMLRAYNAEADYAVRSMRPHRLNSLIDRLYKSRETIAKLGATMNIRISDAYHDARVRELQLTADFLQKKEEEKEAQREVRAREKEEAAAQRELEREREKLQKELSHYQAALERLRERGDTDAVAEMEVRLAEIEESLSSVEARAANVRAGYVYVISNIGAFGERMVKIGMTRRLEPLERVYELSGASVPFRFDVHALIFSKDAVGLEFQLHQEFADHRVNRVNTRKEFFRVTPADVRDALQRYAGQHLVEFTEEPQALEWRASQPG